One region of Candidatus Zixiibacteriota bacterium genomic DNA includes:
- a CDS encoding helix-turn-helix domain-containing protein — protein MRQETFGKIVKAERVNRGWTVKQFTGKLEPALGKKLSPAYITRIEQYDEIPSPDLLCLIADVLKLDIEKLMVLARATKVRRFDKSLEEKYREAVGLHRVQKKSEG, from the coding sequence ATGAGACAGGAGACATTTGGAAAGATCGTCAAGGCCGAAAGGGTCAATAGAGGCTGGACGGTCAAACAGTTCACAGGAAAACTGGAGCCTGCACTTGGGAAAAAACTTTCACCGGCGTACATCACGAGAATCGAACAGTACGACGAGATTCCCAGCCCGGATCTCCTCTGCCTGATCGCCGATGTCCTTAAACTGGATATTGAGAAGCTAATGGTGTTGGCTCGGGCAACGAAGGTTCGGCGGTTCGACAAGAGCCTTGAGGAGAAATACCGAGAGGCGGTCGGTCTCCACCGAGTACAGAAGAAGTCTGAGGGATAA
- a CDS encoding ImmA/IrrE family metallo-endopeptidase, which translates to MAKQASMPSRCVSREDIKVFTKALVKEHIDAMGWTKPEQAILNLREIYETVLYPKYEYDLITDMDLGFVDNVKVLGKVIMEDKVVLVDRSIAPPNRHPQFIFTMGHEFGHSVLHPGERETFRCTQPMIMQGQNNFLEFQANAFSENLLMPDYLVQYRFLYCYRPTRPFVYIGSRDYWFEAEGVSRRYSITSYTDFCTRLGSALCKYFCNTSKTSMGLKMHRLGLVKNRTAEEWGQQGMRFGNVMSKAFAGVR; encoded by the coding sequence ATGGCCAAGCAAGCATCAATGCCCAGCCGATGTGTTTCGAGGGAGGATATCAAAGTGTTTACGAAGGCATTGGTGAAGGAGCACATTGATGCAATGGGATGGACGAAGCCCGAACAGGCGATACTAAACCTCCGTGAAATCTACGAGACGGTGCTTTATCCAAAGTATGAATATGACCTGATCACCGACATGGACCTGGGTTTTGTCGACAATGTGAAGGTGTTGGGTAAAGTGATAATGGAGGACAAGGTCGTTTTGGTTGACCGCTCGATTGCCCCGCCGAACCGTCATCCGCAATTCATCTTTACAATGGGACACGAGTTCGGTCACAGCGTCCTGCACCCGGGTGAGAGGGAGACCTTCAGATGCACTCAACCAATGATCATGCAGGGTCAGAACAACTTTTTGGAGTTTCAGGCCAACGCCTTTTCCGAAAACCTCCTGATGCCGGACTACCTCGTGCAATATAGGTTCTTGTATTGCTACCGACCTACTCGACCGTTCGTTTACATCGGTAGTCGAGACTATTGGTTTGAAGCTGAGGGTGTCAGTCGCAGGTATTCGATCACTTCGTACACCGATTTCTGCACGAGGCTTGGATCTGCGCTTTGCAAGTATTTCTGTAATACTTCGAAGACAAGTATGGGGTTGAAAATGCATCGCCTTGGTTTAGTCAAGAATCGAACAGCGGAAGAGTGGGGGCAACAGGGCATGCGGTTTGGTAACGTCATGAGTAAAGCGTTTGCAGGAGTGCGATAA